GGCTTCTGTGAGGACCTGGGTACAATCCCATGTATGACAAAATGAGAAACCAGATTCTCTTTTCAGTTCAGTATGAAACCGATAGCAGCTTAGTGATAGCGGCTTGATTTATGTGGGGTTAACACCTTGCTCTTGGGGCCTGAAGAAGTGGCTCAGCTGGGAAGAGCAGTTTCTCTTCCTGAAGATCTCGGCTCAAGTCCTGGCAACCCACATGTTGGGAGCCATCTGTGGCTCCAATTCTAGGGCTACagcgccctcttttggcctctgagggcactgcacacacgtgGTGAACAGACATCCATGCTTTTAAGATAGGGCATCACAACACCACCCAGTCCACCGGCCATATTCAGCTTGTGCTCTGTGTGGCTTTAAGGTAGCTCAAGGACCTGGAGTATTCTAGAAGCTCCTGGACACCTGGTGAGGTGGGAAGTGAATGAGTCTAATACTCAAGGCCTGACTGGTCTGGGGATGAGGTGGCTGCAGACATCGAAAGAGAAGGCTGTGGAAACTGGGTACTGAGAGGAGCAAAGTGCCAGCTTTGAGATCCTGCTGGGTTGGGAAGAGACGCTCAGGACATTGTCCCTCTGGTTTCCAGGGTGATCAGcgagatgaagaggaagagtcCCAGATGAAGAAGTCGGAATCTGAGGTGGAGGTGAGAGCGGGGGAGTGGCAAGTGAGACAGATGGGCAAGGGCTGGTTCAGACGGCTAGCCCTGCCCAGCTCTCTAACTCTTCCCTTGTGCCCTCAGGAGGCAGCTGCCATCATTGCCCAGCGGCCTGATAACCCACGGGAGTTCTTCAGACAGCAGGAACGAGTGGCTTCAGCCTCTGGTGGCAGCTGTGACGCACCCTCGCCCTTCAACCACCGACCAGGTAGTCCTTGGTGCCCTCCTTGCCCGATCCGTACTCCTCAGACTGTGGCCCTAAATCCCTTTGGGACTTCTTCTTGGAAAAGAAGCCTTTCCCAAGGACTCCTTGGAGAAGGCAAGACCCCCCTTTCCGTGTGCTTCCACACCCAGCTCTCCAGGTGGTAGCACCCCCCCAGAGGGGctgggttggggggtggggcacTGTCAAATGGCTTTGGCTGAGTAATGGCTGGTACTCAAGGCCTGTTGATCAGTTTGGTGAAGGTTCACACACACTGCTGGTGTCGGAAGCTTCCCTGCAGGGCTGGACTAGGTCCGGCCTGAAGGCTTTGGATGCATGTTGGTGGGATCTTGCTTTGACCTTTCAGTGTGAGCTCCCTGGAGCAGCTGTTCTCTGGGCTCGCTTGTTCGCTTCTCCTTGTgtggcttcctcctccccttgAAGCGCCCTTCCATTTCTTGTCCGCTGCTCTGAGTATTTGCATTTACTGTGTGCTTGGTCATGTTGCTGGGGTTCCAGGGGCATGGCAGACTATACCCATTCACGCTGCTACACAGAGGCTGGCTGTGTGTGTCCCCATGCGTGTATCTGGTGGGGGGCATCAGATGGCTGGCGGCTGTGGCCCAGCTTGGCTGAATGTGCACCTTGGCTGAAGGTGGCTTGGACATCTAGGGCTGGCCCTGGGGGTGGGTGAGGccttggggcaggggtgggggagactgACCCTCTCTtgtcctctgtctctttctctgtctgtctctcttggcAGGTCGTCCGTACTGCCCTTTCATAAAGGCATCGGACAGTgggccttcctcctcctcctcttcctcctcttcccctccacgGACTCCCTTTCCCTATATCACCTGCCACCGCACCCCaaacctctcttcctccctcccatgTAGGTAGCAGCCCCAGGCCTCGGCAGGGTGGGGTAAGGAGGGCCCCGCTTCCCAGCAGCCCCCTCGCCCTTTCTCCCCCAGCCTGACTGCCGACTGCTGGTGTTTGTCCCCAGAGCAGGTACTACCTGCCTCTTGTCCCTGGCCCTGTAGGGCATTGGCCCCCAGCGGCCTGGTTTACAGGGTCTGGAGCAGTAATCTGGCCCCTGGGGGGCCTGGGGAGCTCACAGCCCCCACCCGCACTCAAGACACAAGGTGGATAGTCCCGAGTCCACCTAGCTCCAAGTCCTCACTCACTAGCCTGGACGTTTGCTCCACAGGCAGTCACCTGGACAGCCACCGGAGGATGGCGCCCACTCCCATTCCCACCCGGAGCCCATCTGATTCCAGCACAGCCTCCACCCCCATCACGGAGCAGATCGAGAGGGCCCTGGATGAGGTCACATCCTCGcagcctccacccccacctccaccaccccCACCAGCTCAAGGTAAGAGAAGGGCTCCACCGGTTCCCATTCTTCCATCAGTCTCTgggcggggggaggggagacCCTGGGTTGCCACGGTAACGTAGTTCAAAGGACCCGGACCACTCCATCACCAACACTACACTGGTAAGGATGTGGCTGTAGCTGAGGACAGCCCCGGTGTTGCTGTCAGACTTCTCTAAACCTCATTGGCTCATCACTGAGGAATGTGGCCTTCCTCCCAGGGGTTTAAAAAGAGTGGGTGAAAGGACCGGGAGGTATGACTGATGCTGAAAGATGCCTCTGTGGTAGGTCCTGCCCAGAAGTCCCAAACTCCTCTCTTTTCAGTGGGTGGGCAGGGCATGGTACACTGGCCCAGGGCATCTGTCCTTCCTCAAGGGGACTGACTGCATTGTGTCCTTCGTGTGCGACAGAGGCCCAGGAGTCTGCTCCCAGACTGGACGGTGAAGAGGTCTGCAAGGAGGCCAAAGTAGCAGCAGCTCCTCAGGTCTGGGCTGGCTGTGCAGAGGAGCCTCCTCGGGCACAGGAACCTCCCCTGTTGCAAAGCAGCCCCACGGAGGACTTGATGTGCACAGAATCTCCTGAGCAGGCTGTCCTGGCGGCCTCTCCAGAGCCTGATGCCTCTGTCACCTCAGTAGCTGATGCTCATGCAGCTGACACCATCGAGACCACCACTGCCACTACTGCCACCACTATTGCCGACAACGTCACCCCTGCCGCCGCCAGCCTCATTGATCTGTGGCCTGGTAACGGGGAAGAGGCCTCAACGCCTCAGGCTGAACCCAGGGTGCCCACCCCACCCTCAGGTGCTGAGGCCTCCCTGGCAGAGGTGCCTCTGTTGAATGAGGCAGCTCAGGAGCCGCTGCCACCAGTGGGCGAAGGCTGTGCCAACCTTCTTAATTTCGATGAGCTGCCAGAACCTCCAGCCACCTTCTGTGACCCAGAGGAGGAAGCCGAAGGAGAGCCGCTGGCTGCCTCCCAGGTCCTAACTATGCCCTCAGCCCTAGAGGAGGTAGATCAGGTGTTGGAGCAGGAGTTGGAGCCAGAACCTCATCTGCTGACCAATGGAGAGACCACTCAGAAGGAGGGGACCCAGGTGGGACAGGGGGAGCCTGGTGGGAGGGACACTGGTCAGTGCGGAGGGGGAGGGCTGACTGCTTGTAGATCCGCGTTGAGAAGCAGCTCTATTCCCCCTTCTCCATCCCTGCATTTGTTCCCTGGCAGGCATCTGTGTTTCCCTAGCAACCCAGGATTCCAAGAGTGGTTGCTGGGGAAACAGGCTCAGGCCTGATAGATCAGCTGTAGTCCTGACAGTTGGGGCCTGGTGACCGGtgcttttattaaaataaataaacaaacaaaccaaaaacaaataacaaacccCAGCAGGCCAGCGAAGGATACTTCAGTCAGTCACAGGAGGAAGAATTCGCCCAATCAGAAGAGCCATGTGCAAAGGCTCCACCTCCTGTATTCTACAACAAGCCTCCAGGTAGTATCCCCGGATGAATGGTGGGAATTCTGGCTTCCGGATGGGATTGGAGGGCTAGTGGTGTCACTAAACACGGTTGGCACAGCTCTTATAgaggttgggggtggtggtggtggcagcaccATTGATGGATCTACCcagccttctctcctctcccaatgTATCTTAGAAATCGACATCACCTGCTGGGATGCAGACCCAGTTCCTGAAGAGGAAGAGGGCTTCGAGGGTGGTGATTAGTAGTGGCGACTGCCCCCTGGCTGCCCTCGCCAAGGCTGCCCACCTGCAGTGGCCTCTGGCCAGCCGGCTTGCAGCGCCAGCATTAGCAGCAGCCCCGCCTGGCTCCCACTCTGGATTCCGGCACTGGCCGGGGACCTGTCTGCTTCTCTACCCACAGGGCCTGACTTTTacagcttttctcttttttttaaaagttgatagACTTGTACAATTGACTGGTTTTCCTCCCGTTGGTAGTTGAAACAATGTTGCAGATTCCACCCCCTTCCTGCCCAGACCAGATTGTAGCTTAGTCCTTCCTGCTCAGCTGACCAGGGTGGAGGCCTCACCCTGCTTGGGACCTGGTGGGGGTCGGGGGTTCTGGTGGGAAAATGTTCCCCCCCATCACTTTTCCTAGTTTTATgtttcttggaaaaaaaatatcACTTTGTATTCTCTATCCAGGGCTTCAGATATTTTGCACGAAATTTAAAACATGGCAATAAATGGCTCGTGGGCTCTGGCTCCCTGGGACCCCACCCCTTCTCTTTACCCTCGCTGCTTGGTCGAAAGGAATTATCAGACCCACCTGGGGCCCCTTGGCTTCCCGCCCTCTCCTGCCGGGCAGGTCCCAGGCTGGAGGTCCTAGGCGTGATTCAAGTCAGGGTTTATTGATGGGACCCAGTGGTTTGGGTGGCCCCTCCCCAattccttcctctctgcttgGGTTCTTTTtcacattaactttttttttttttaagcacaaaCTTATGTAATGGGTCGTGCTCATGTCTGTTAATAAAGAAATCCAGATCCCTTCGGGCCTGCTGCTCTGGGCCTCCAGGGGTTGATCTGGCGTGGGCGCCGGCCCTCACGACCCGCGTCCCAACTCCTATCACCTCCGAGGCTACAGGGGGCGCACAAAAGCTGGTTAAAAGGAGCCGGAACATCCCGCCCTTAAGAAGCaacctctggtttcccagggctAACTCCGTATGCCCGCCCTCCGCCCCCAGGCCAGGACTCGGGCACTTCCCTAAGGTCCAACATGCCCGGTCACTAGCACCTTGTGCTTAAAGCAGCTGGTATCCCCCTCCGCTTGTACCAAAGCAGATCACACACCTTTATTATCCTCAAAATGTAACAAACAGGGTAAgaaatccctccctccccccacccctccctgcagTCCAAGGGAAGCATTTAAAAAGCCTCGCAGTCAGGCTAGGAGTTCGCCCGTGGGGCTCGGGACGCCGAGCGCCCCTCTATACGGCTGTAGTCCTCCCAAACAAGGGGATGGAGACGGGCAGGCGCCAAGCTCCGTGCTCCAGGGGCTCTCGGCTGCTGAGCTCTGAGTCGGTCCAGCTGGGGAAGACACGGCGGCTGCGGTCCGCCTGCAGacagagggcagggcagggggcgGCGGGCCGCGGGGCGCTGGGAAGATGCAGCGCCGAGGTATAGCCCCGGTCCAGGAAGAGAGGCTTGTAACTCGGAGGCGGCTGCTCCTGCTTCTCCGCGCTGTCGCGGCGGCTCAGAAAGGGCGTGACGATCTTGCGGTAGAGGCCGCGAGTGTCCGTGAGCACCTCGCTGTAGGGCGGCGGCGGCTCGGCCATCAGCACCGCCTCCTCGTAGCACGGCGGCTTAGACATGTCCGATTCCGCTGCGGAACGGGAAGCGGGCTGGTGAGGATGGAGCCGCCGGCCCCAGGCAGAAGCCTCGCccagccaccaccaccccagccCGCTTCTCCCGGTGCTAAGGGTGGGAGCCTCCAGCACGGGAAGGGAGCGCTTGCCTGCCAGAGCGCAGCCTTACCTTGGCGCGGATAGCTCCAGGGCCGGGGCGGCACGGAGAGGTGCGACGGCGGTGGGTGCGGCAGTGCGTGATGGTGTGGGTGCGGGTGCGCGTGCGGCTGCGCCGGCCCGTGGTGCAGCAGAGGGTGCACGTGCACGTGCGAGTGCGCGTGCACAGGCGCCTCCAGACGGCTGCGgtgcggtggcggtggcggcgcCAGGCCCGGAGGACTTCCAGCCAGGCTGCCCTCAAGCTCGAGGGGCTCCAGCTCCAGGGCGCGCAGGTTCTGCTCCCTCAGTCGCTCCTCCTGGCGCCGTTTGAGGCGGCGGCGCAGGAAGCTGCAGAAGCAGCAGAGCAGGACGATGAGACCCCAGATGAGCCAGAAGCCGGCGAAGCACGTGAGGAACGTGTAGGTGCCCTGGGACATCACCATGGCTGCGGCGCAAGCGGCAGGTCCTCGTCAGCTTTACTGGACGCTGGGCTCCTCGGCGTGGCCCCGGGGCCGCGCCACGCTCCCAGGTGCCGCCAGTGTCACTCGGGGACCTGCGGCCGGGGGCTGCCTGCGGCGGGGCTCAATGGGCGCGCATGCCGGCGGGGGGCAACTGTGGTTCCCTCTCCTTTCCATGGCGCCGGCCGGCGCGGGCCTGCTTCACCCGGGGCCGCGAGCGACCTGCGGGGCAGACACAGGGCTCAGCGAGGCTCGCCGGGATCCTAGGTGACTCCCGGCCTGCATCCGCGTCCCGCGCAGGGCCGGGGATGCCTCCTCGGTGGGAACCCCCGCACTCCCCGGGGGCTGGGTGACGTCACCGAGGAATGACGTCACGCCCCGAGGTTTCCCCGATAGGGTTTCCCCGAATCGGGACCCGGCGACCGCGTGCCGACGCGACCCAAGACCGGCCAGCAGGGGGCGCGCAGAGTCCGCCCGCGACCCCAGGGTCCAGCTTCGAGGTGGTTTCAGAGGCTGTGACTACCAGGGCACTGGAGTAGTCCCGGCATCGTGTTTTGGGGGCAAGGAAAAGGGCAGAGCACCTCCTGGAGGCCCACCCCAAGCCCGCTTGGAGCCCAGTTTCTGCCCTGCACTGCTTCCAACTATTAGCCACGCCTGTAAGAGTCTGGCCAGTGGCTGTCACTGCATGCCACCGACCGGCCTTTGTCTGCTCCCAACACCGTGCTCTGGGCGTGGGCCAGTCCCGCTTTCCTTCCTCTAGGCGCCTCTGCCAGCCGGATTCTAGCCCCAACTCGACTTCCCGCACCACCTACTCATGCGCAAACCCCACTTGGCTGCACCTCTCTTACTTCtaaccctcccccttccttctacCAATTCCTTTCCTCTTTGTAGTGGGGTGGAAAATAAGATCTGTCCTTCGGACCCACGTAGTCCTGCACTCACAACCCAGGCCTCCAGGTTCACCTCCTATTACAGCAGGGGGCTGAGGACATTTCTGCATGGGTGGGGGTTTGGGAGGGAGAAGTTGGGAGACCTGACTGCTTAGTTAAGGGGCAAGCAACAGACAGGTCACCATTCCTATGGAATAGAAATGGGTTTTTCTCGAATACCTTCTACCAGCAGCTTACATGACCCTCTGGGTAAGAGATTATTGCTAACTCACGGCTGGGAACTGGAAGAACAGTTAACTGCACAGACCGCAGCGCTAATTTGAACCTAGACCTAGCCACCAAGTCCCGGCCCACTGAGCTTGTGGGGAGGATGGCTTTCCAGGAGCTTCAAGGAACTGCCTGCCCTTGGCGCGCCCACACTCACTCAGCTTTGGTGGCCACAATTGGCTTAAGGCTCAGGCTGAAAGGGTGCCAGGCCTTGGCCACCCCATCTCCCCAGATGGCTCCTGTCTGACTCTCTGGCTGCCTTCAGCCATGTGTCACTTGGTGCCCGTGCCAGTCCTATCCTCCTGGGCCTGCGTTCCAGAGCAGACAAGGGTAGGAACAATAGCTCTGCCCGCCCCCTTGACAACCCCACCATGAGGCTGCCATGGTGATGAAGCCCAGATAAAAACACGATGCTGCCAGTCACTGGGAGTTAATTAAATCTGTTGTTCTCTTTCCTTGAGCCCTCGGGAACAGGATTGTTCAGAGGAAACAGGCACAAGCTAGAGGTTTCAAGCAAAAGGGCAGAAACGGTCCAGGGTTAAAGAAAGTATTTCCGTGGTTGGAGGTAATGATGCTTGCTAAGTTAGAAGTATCTGCCAGGAGTCAGGGGTGACTGTGTGGGTCTGCAATGATGATGATTTGAGCCCAGGGGACTAGCTATCATGGACAACATGGTGTTATGGTAAATGGAAGCTTTAAAGGAATCTGTCAGGGTCATCAGAAATCATTCCTTCTTTCCGtgtagatttttgttgttttggggacagggtgTCACTGTGTActcccagctggcctcaaactcgagcaatccacctgcctctgcctggatgaaaggcatgggccactaccacatctggcttcATGCAGAGTCTTTCTTAAGAACAT
This genomic interval from Rattus norvegicus strain BN/NHsdMcwi chromosome 17, GRCr8, whole genome shotgun sequence contains the following:
- the Dbn1 gene encoding drebrin isoform X3 yields the protein MAGVSFSGHRLELLAAYEEVIREESAADWALYTYEDGSDDLKLAASGEGGLQELSGHFENQKVMYGFCSVKDSQAALPKYVLINWVGEDVPDARKCACASHVAKVAEFFQGVDVIVNASSVEDIDAGAIGQRLSNGLARLSSPVLHRLRLREDENAEPVGTTYQKTDAAVEMKRINREQFWEQAKKEEELRKEEERKKALDARLRFEQERMEQERQEQEERERRYREREQQIEEHRRKQQSLEAEEAKRRLKDQSIFGDQRDEEEESQMKKSESEVEEAAAIIAQRPDNPREFFRQQERVASASGGSCDAPSPFNHRPGSHLDSHRRMAPTPIPTRSPSDSSTASTPITEQIERALDEVTSSQPPPPPPPPPPAQEAQESAPRLDGEEVCKEAKVAAAPQVWAGCAEEPPRAQEPPLLQSSPTEDLMCTESPEQAVLAASPEPDASVTSVADAHAADTIETTTATTATTIADNVTPAAASLIDLWPGNGEEASTPQAEPRVPTPPSGAEASLAEVPLLNEAAQEPLPPVGEGCANLLNFDELPEPPATFCDPEEEAEGEPLAASQVLTMPSALEEVDQVLEQELEPEPHLLTNGETTQKEGTQASEGYFSQSQEEEFAQSEEPCAKAPPPVFYNKPPEIDITCWDADPVPEEEEGFEGGD
- the Dbn1 gene encoding drebrin isoform X2, which encodes MAGVSFSGHRLELLAAYEEVIREESAADWALYTYEDGSDDLKLAASGEGGLQELSGHFENQKVMYGFCSVKDSQAALPKYVLINWVGEDVPDARKCACASHVAKVAEFFQGVDVIVNASSVEDIDAGAIGQRLSNGLARLSSPVLHRLRLREDENAEPVGTTYQKTDAAVEMKRINREQFWEQAKKEEELRKEEERKKALDARLRFEQERMEQERQEQEERERRYREREQQIEEHRRKQQSLEAEEAKRRLKDQSIFGDQRDEEEESQMKKSESEVEEAAAIIAQRPDNPREFFRQQERVASASGGSCDAPSPFNHRPGSHLDSHRRMAPTPIPTRSPSDSSTASTPITEQIERALDEVTSSQPPPPPPPPPPAQEAQESAPRLDGEEVCKEAKVAAAPQVWAGCAEEPPRAQEPPLLQSSPTEDLMCTESPEQAVLAASPEPDASVTSVADAHAADTIETTTATTATTIADNVTPAAASLIDLWPGNGEEASTPQAEPRVPTPPSGAEASLAEVPLLNEAAQEPLPPVGEGCANLLNFDELPEPPATFCDPEEEAEGEPLAASQVLTMPSALEEVDQVLEQELEPEPHLLTNGETTQKEGTQQASEGYFSQSQEEEFAQSEEPCAKAPPPVFYNKPPEIDITCWDADPVPEEEEGFEGGD
- the Dbn1 gene encoding drebrin isoform X1, whose amino-acid sequence is MAGVSFSGHRLELLAAYEEVIREESAADWALYTYEDGSDDLKLAASGEGGLQELSGHFENQKVMYGFCSVKDSQAALPKYVLINWVGEDVPDARKCACASHVAKVAEFFQGVDVIVNASSVEDIDAGAIGQRLSNGLARLSSPVLHRLRLREDENAEPVGTTYQKTDAAVEMKRINREQFWEQAKKEEELRKEEERKKALDARLRFEQERMEQERQEQEERERRYREREQQIEEHRRKQQSLEAEEAKRRLKDQSIFGDQRDEEEESQMKKSESEVEEAAAIIAQRPDNPREFFRQQERVASASGGSCDAPSPFNHRPGRPYCPFIKASDSGPSSSSSSSSSPPRTPFPYITCHRTPNLSSSLPCSHLDSHRRMAPTPIPTRSPSDSSTASTPITEQIERALDEVTSSQPPPPPPPPPPAQEAQESAPRLDGEEVCKEAKVAAAPQVWAGCAEEPPRAQEPPLLQSSPTEDLMCTESPEQAVLAASPEPDASVTSVADAHAADTIETTTATTATTIADNVTPAAASLIDLWPGNGEEASTPQAEPRVPTPPSGAEASLAEVPLLNEAAQEPLPPVGEGCANLLNFDELPEPPATFCDPEEEAEGEPLAASQVLTMPSALEEVDQVLEQELEPEPHLLTNGETTQKEGTQASEGYFSQSQEEEFAQSEEPCAKAPPPVFYNKPPEIDITCWDADPVPEEEEGFEGGD
- the Dbn1 gene encoding drebrin isoform X4, with the protein product MAGVSFSGHRLELLAAYEEVIREESAADWALYTYEDGSDDLKLAASGEGGLQELSGHFENQKVMYGFCSVKDSQAALPKYVLINWVGEDVPDARKCACASHVAKVAEFFQGVDVIVNASSVEDIDAGAIGQRLSNGLARLSSPVLHRLRLREDENAEPVGTTYQKTDAAVEMKRINREQFWEQAKKEEELRKEEERKKALDARLRFEQERMEQERQEQEERERRYREREQQIEEHRRKQQSLEAEEAKRRLKDQSIFGDQRDEEEESQMKKSESEVEEAAAIIAQRPDNPREFFRQQERVASASGGSCDAPSPFNHRPGSHLDSHRRMAPTPIPTRSPSDSSTASTPITEQIERALDEVTSSQPPPPPPPPPPAQEAQESAPRLDGEEVCKEAKVAAAPQVWAGCAEEPPRAQEPPLLQSSPTEDLMCTESPEQAVLAASPEPDASVTSVADAHAADTIETTTATTATTIADNVTPAAASLIDLWPGNGEEASTPQAEPRVPTPPSGAEASLAEVPLLNEAAQEPLPPVGEGCANLLNFDELPEPPATFCDPEEEAEGEPLAASQVLTMPSALEEVDQVLEQELEPEPHLLTNGETTQKEGTQASEGYFSQSQEEEFAQSEEPCAKKSTSPAGMQTQFLKRKRASRVVISSGDCPLAALAKAAHLQWPLASRLAAPALAAAPPGSHSGFRHWPGTCLLLYPQGLTFTAFLFFLKVDRLVQLTGFPPVGS
- the Dbn1 gene encoding drebrin; its protein translation is MAGVSFSGHRLELLAAYEEVIREESAADWALYTYEDGSDDLKLAASGEGGLQELSGHFENQKVMYGFCSVKDSQAALPKYVLINWVGEDVPDARKCACASHVAKVAEFFQGVDVIVNASSVEDIDAGAIGQRLSNGLARLSSPVLHRLRLREDENAEPVGTTYQKTDAAVEMKRINREQFWEQAKKEEELRKEEERKKALDARLRFEQERMEQERQEQEERERRYREREQQIEEHRRKQQSLEAEEAKRRLKDQSIFGDQRDEEEESQMKKSESEVEEAAAIIAQRPDNPREFFRQQERVASASGGSCDAPSPFNHRPGRPYCPFIKASDSGPSSSSSSSSSPPRTPFPYITCHRTPNLSSSLPCSHLDSHRRMAPTPIPTRSPSDSSTASTPITEQIERALDEVTSSQPPPPPPPPPPAQEAQESAPRLDGEEVCKEAKVAAAPQVWAGCAEEPPRAQEPPLLQSSPTEDLMCTESPEQAVLAASPEPDASVTSVADAHAADTIETTTATTATTIADNVTPAAASLIDLWPGNGEEASTPQAEPRVPTPPSGAEASLAEVPLLNEAAQEPLPPVGEGCANLLNFDELPEPPATFCDPEEEAEGEPLAASQVLTMPSALEEVDQVLEQELEPEPHLLTNGETTQKEGTQQASEGYFSQSQEEEFAQSEEPCAKAPPPVFYNKPPEIDITCWDADPVPEEEEGFEGGD
- the Prr7 gene encoding proline-rich protein 7 isoform X1 — protein: MVMSQGTYTFLTCFAGFWLIWGLIVLLCCFCSFLRRRLKRRQEERLREQNLRALELEPLELEGSLAGSPPGLAPPPPPHRSRLEAPVHAHSHVHVHPLLHHGPAQPHAHPHPHHHALPHPPPSHLSVPPRPWSYPRQAESDMSKPPCYEEAVLMAEPPPPYSEVLTDTRGLYRKIVTPFLSRRDSAEKQEQPPPSYKPLFLDRGYTSALHLPSAPRPAAPCPALCLQADRSRRVFPSWTDSELSSREPLEHGAWRLPVSIPLFGRTTAV